A single region of the Terriglobales bacterium genome encodes:
- a CDS encoding medium chain dehydrogenase/reductase family protein: MVSGSDVNMRRGTYPFQRKAPLTPGYSVLGKVRVNGKGCTKFKVGDRVACLSKYDGQAELINLPERFLVDVPGGVDLKAAVSLVLDWGTAYQMLHHAAHIQSGQKIFVHGLSGGVGVALLSLGRIQGAQVFGTASLSKHEELGKLGAVPFDYSNKNWITAMQELGGVDAVFDPLGFESFDESYAVLRKGGILVGYGMNLPALTKRARPSPFPAILKLLSKNLFFWSGKRTTFFGLRRSSKNFMPDLELLFEWLRSGKSPCRSRLPSGLKKFRRHIGNMPAVRAWARL; this comes from the coding sequence ATTGTTTCAGGGTCCGACGTTAACATGCGCCGTGGCACTTATCCTTTTCAGAGAAAGGCCCCACTCACACCGGGTTACAGCGTCCTCGGCAAGGTGCGCGTCAACGGTAAAGGGTGTACAAAATTCAAAGTCGGCGATCGCGTTGCGTGTCTTTCAAAATACGATGGCCAAGCTGAGTTGATCAACCTTCCCGAACGATTTCTTGTGGATGTTCCCGGGGGAGTTGATCTGAAGGCTGCTGTCTCTCTGGTACTCGACTGGGGCACGGCTTACCAGATGCTGCACCATGCCGCTCATATCCAATCCGGTCAGAAGATCTTTGTTCATGGTTTGAGTGGCGGGGTGGGAGTGGCGCTCCTTAGTCTCGGACGGATTCAAGGAGCTCAAGTCTTCGGCACAGCTTCATTATCTAAGCACGAGGAGCTTGGCAAACTTGGGGCTGTTCCCTTCGATTATTCCAACAAAAATTGGATCACCGCCATGCAGGAACTAGGCGGAGTAGACGCGGTCTTCGATCCACTCGGCTTCGAAAGCTTTGACGAGTCCTACGCTGTCCTGCGGAAGGGAGGCATCCTAGTGGGTTACGGCATGAACCTCCCAGCATTGACGAAGAGAGCTCGCCCTTCCCCGTTTCCAGCGATCCTCAAACTATTGTCCAAGAATCTGTTCTTCTGGTCTGGCAAACGAACCACGTTCTTCGGCCTCCGCCGCTCGTCGAAGAACTTCATGCCTGACCTGGAGTTGCTCTTTGAATGGCTTAGGTCCGGAAAATCTCCGTGCCGATCAAGGCTACCTTCAGGCTTGAAGAAATTCAGAAGGCACATCGGGAATATGCCAGCAGTTCGCGCATGGGCTCGATTGTGA